The following coding sequences lie in one Sphingomonas sp. M1-B02 genomic window:
- the tgt gene encoding tRNA guanosine(34) transglycosylase Tgt: protein MPRFQFTIHATDGKARRSTISMQRGEIRTPAFMPVGTAATVKAMKPADVRASGADILLGNTYHLMLRPGAERVARLGGLHGFMGWDRPILTDSGGYQVMSLSELTKRSEEGVAFRSHLDGSKHLISPERSMEIQRLLGSDIVMAFDELVPTTSTREVQAAAMERSMRWAKRSRAGFDSGGEHAGRAALFGIQQGALNEGLRRSSADALKDIGFDGYAVGGLAVGEGQEAMFAVLDYAPGQLDAEKPRYLMGVGKPDDIVGAVERGIDMFDCVLPTRSGRTGQAFTRQGPINIRNARFAEDQGPIDPECPCPVCGTWSRAYLHHLVRAGEILGAMLMTEHNLYFYQQLMADLRAAIEGGVLADFANGFRARYRASG from the coding sequence ATGCCCCGTTTCCAGTTCACCATCCACGCCACCGACGGCAAGGCCCGCCGCAGCACAATCTCGATGCAGCGTGGCGAAATCCGTACCCCCGCCTTCATGCCGGTGGGGACCGCCGCGACGGTCAAGGCGATGAAGCCCGCCGACGTGCGCGCCAGCGGCGCAGACATATTGCTTGGCAACACCTATCATCTGATGCTGCGCCCCGGTGCCGAGCGCGTCGCGCGGCTGGGCGGGCTGCACGGCTTCATGGGCTGGGACCGGCCGATCCTGACCGACTCGGGCGGCTATCAGGTGATGAGCCTGTCCGAGCTGACCAAGCGATCCGAGGAAGGCGTGGCGTTCCGCTCGCATCTCGATGGCTCCAAGCATCTGATCAGCCCCGAGCGATCGATGGAGATCCAGCGGCTGCTCGGATCGGACATCGTCATGGCGTTCGACGAATTGGTGCCGACCACCTCGACGCGCGAAGTGCAGGCCGCGGCGATGGAGCGCTCGATGCGCTGGGCGAAGCGGTCGCGCGCCGGCTTCGATTCGGGCGGCGAACATGCCGGGCGCGCGGCCCTGTTCGGCATCCAGCAGGGCGCGCTCAACGAAGGACTGCGGCGATCTTCGGCGGATGCGCTGAAGGATATCGGCTTCGACGGCTATGCGGTCGGCGGGCTCGCGGTGGGCGAGGGCCAGGAAGCGATGTTCGCGGTGCTCGATTACGCCCCCGGCCAGCTCGATGCCGAAAAGCCGCGCTATCTGATGGGGGTCGGCAAGCCCGACGACATCGTCGGCGCGGTCGAGCGCGGGATCGACATGTTCGATTGCGTGCTGCCCACCCGCTCGGGCCGCACCGGCCAGGCCTTCACGCGGCAGGGCCCGATCAACATACGCAACGCCAGGTTCGCCGAGGATCAGGGTCCGATCGATCCGGAATGCCCCTGCCCCGTCTGCGGTACCTGGAGCCGCGCCTATCTCCACCATCTCGTGCGCGCCGGCGAAATCCTAGGCGCGATGCTGATGACCGAGCATAACCTCTATTTCTACCAGCAGCTGATGGCCGATCTCCGCGCCGCGATCGAAGGGGGCGTGCTGGCCGACTTCGCGAACGGTTTCCGCGCACGCTATCGCGCAAGCGGCTGA
- a CDS encoding outer membrane protein assembly factor BamD, with protein sequence MRTPIARACALALVPVLAFSVAGCAKRGAPGDLPYVARDVGTLYSAGKERLDQGQYKLAAALFDEVERQHPYSVWARRAQLMGAFSYYLNQDYPEAIASAQRFLAVHPGNRDAPYAYYLIGLSYYEQVQDVTRDQKITQQALDSLGELTRRYPNTRYAADARLKIDLVRDHLAGKEMEIGRFYQSRGQWLAATMRFRAVADNYQMTTHVPEALMRLTESYLALGVPVEANKAAAVLGANYPGTKWYQQAYELMQDNRDKLALAQSPAS encoded by the coding sequence ATGCGTACCCCCATTGCCCGCGCTTGCGCGCTCGCCCTCGTCCCGGTGCTTGCCTTTTCGGTAGCCGGCTGTGCCAAGCGCGGCGCCCCCGGCGACCTTCCCTACGTCGCCCGCGACGTTGGCACGCTGTACAGCGCTGGCAAGGAGCGGCTCGATCAAGGTCAGTATAAGCTGGCGGCGGCGCTGTTCGACGAGGTCGAGCGCCAGCATCCCTATTCGGTGTGGGCGCGCCGCGCGCAACTGATGGGCGCGTTCAGTTACTATCTGAATCAGGATTATCCTGAGGCGATCGCCTCGGCGCAGCGCTTCCTTGCAGTGCATCCGGGCAATCGCGACGCGCCTTACGCTTATTATCTGATCGGCCTGAGCTATTATGAGCAGGTTCAGGACGTGACTCGCGACCAGAAGATCACCCAGCAGGCGCTCGATTCGCTGGGCGAGTTGACCCGCCGCTATCCCAACACCCGCTACGCAGCCGATGCGCGGCTGAAGATCGATCTGGTTCGCGACCATCTTGCGGGCAAAGAGATGGAGATCGGTCGCTTCTATCAGAGCCGCGGCCAGTGGCTCGCCGCTACGATGCGGTTCCGCGCGGTGGCCGACAATTATCAGATGACCACGCATGTGCCCGAAGCGCTGATGCGGCTGACCGAATCCTATCTTGCGCTCGGGGTTCCGGTCGAGGCGAACAAGGCGGCGGCGGTGCTCGGCGCCAATTACCCCGGCACCAAATGGTACCAGCAGGCCTATGAGCTGATGCAGGACAATCGCGACAAGCTCGCTTTGGCGCAGTCGCCCGCGAGCTGA
- a CDS encoding glycine zipper 2TM domain-containing protein: MRILFAAAIAAVALPALPAAAQQNPRQEYRENVRQAQRECNRDMRRADNRRDVRGAREECREDMRNARQELREDRRDWRQYRNYDYNRPARGQTAYYADDYYRDGRYYQERRLTRNDRIYRGRNGQYYCRRNDGTTGLIVGGVAGGLFGNAISNGRSSTIGTLLGAALGATAGAAIDRGNVRCR, encoded by the coding sequence ATGCGTATCCTCTTCGCCGCCGCGATCGCCGCGGTCGCCCTGCCGGCGCTTCCCGCCGCAGCCCAACAAAATCCGCGCCAGGAATATCGCGAGAATGTCCGCCAGGCGCAGCGGGAGTGCAACCGCGACATGCGCCGTGCCGACAATCGCCGCGATGTCCGCGGTGCGCGCGAAGAATGCCGCGAGGATATGCGCAACGCCCGCCAGGAACTGCGCGAGGATCGGCGCGATTGGCGCCAGTATCGCAATTACGACTATAACCGCCCGGCGCGCGGCCAGACCGCTTATTACGCCGACGATTATTATCGCGATGGCCGCTACTATCAGGAGCGTCGCCTGACTCGCAACGACCGCATCTATCGTGGTCGCAACGGCCAATATTATTGCCGCCGCAACGATGGCACGACCGGCCTGATCGTCGGCGGTGTCGCCGGCGGCCTCTTTGGCAATGCGATTTCGAACGGCCGTTCATCGACGATCGGCACGCTGCTCGGCGCCGCATTGGGGGCGACCGCAGGCGCCGCGATCGATCGCGGCAACGTGCGCTGCCGCTGA
- the crcB gene encoding fluoride efflux transporter CrcB, protein MPSLLLVMLGGAFGAGARHLVGRAALGLLGPNYPWGTLSVNLLGGFAMGLLAGGLARFVDGGEQWRLLLGVGLLGGFTTFSAFSLEVVLMLERGAWLAGSGYIAASVAGSVLALAGGLFLIRAIA, encoded by the coding sequence ATGCCTTCTCTTCTTCTCGTCATGCTCGGCGGCGCGTTCGGCGCCGGCGCGCGGCACCTCGTCGGACGCGCCGCGCTGGGGCTGCTGGGTCCCAATTATCCCTGGGGCACGCTGAGCGTGAATCTGCTCGGCGGGTTTGCGATGGGGCTGCTCGCGGGCGGCCTGGCCCGCTTCGTCGATGGCGGCGAGCAATGGCGGCTGCTGCTGGGCGTCGGCCTGCTCGGCGGCTTCACCACTTTCTCGGCTTTCTCGCTCGAAGTCGTGCTGATGCTCGAGCGCGGCGCCTGGCTTGCCGGTTCGGGCTATATCGCCGCCTCGGTCGCCGGCTCGGTGCTGGCGCTGGCGGGCGGCCTCTTTTTGATCAGGGCAATCGCATGA
- a CDS encoding class I mannose-6-phosphate isomerase, translated as MTATLLATHRVEKPWGRHTLYPGFADPAPDGEPVGEIWFQAQGDAAPDLLIKYLFTSEKLSVQVHPNDEQAHAAGLPRGKDECWIILDAEPDSTIALGTRQPQTREALRAAALDGSIEAMLDWKPVKAGDFFYSASGVIHAIGAGITLIEVQQNSETTYRLYDYGRPRELHLDAGVAVADPNPYVAHPTPGKVADDRTILVEGPKFVLERWEGGRRTLTLPAGVQGWLVPVSGEGVVDGVPFRAGECLVLEGACELHAVAGSDLLFAYPGTHRIQ; from the coding sequence TTGACTGCTACGCTTCTCGCCACGCACCGCGTTGAAAAGCCCTGGGGGCGCCATACGCTCTATCCCGGTTTCGCCGATCCCGCGCCCGACGGCGAGCCGGTCGGCGAGATCTGGTTCCAGGCGCAGGGTGACGCTGCGCCCGATCTCCTGATCAAATATCTCTTCACCAGCGAGAAATTGTCGGTCCAGGTTCATCCGAACGACGAGCAGGCGCATGCTGCCGGGCTTCCGCGCGGCAAGGACGAATGCTGGATCATCCTGGATGCGGAGCCCGATTCCACGATCGCCCTCGGCACCAGACAGCCGCAGACCCGCGAAGCGCTCCGCGCGGCCGCGCTCGACGGCTCGATCGAGGCGATGCTCGACTGGAAGCCGGTTAAGGCCGGCGACTTCTTTTACTCCGCTTCGGGCGTGATCCACGCGATCGGCGCCGGCATCACGCTGATCGAGGTCCAGCAGAATAGCGAAACCACCTATCGCCTCTACGATTATGGCCGCCCGCGCGAGCTGCACCTCGATGCGGGTGTCGCCGTCGCCGATCCGAACCCCTATGTCGCGCACCCGACGCCCGGAAAGGTAGCGGACGATCGCACGATTCTGGTCGAAGGGCCGAAATTCGTGCTCGAGCGCTGGGAAGGGGGGCGTCGCACGCTCACCCTGCCGGCGGGGGTCCAGGGCTGGCTCGTGCCGGTCAGCGGCGAAGGCGTTGTGGACGGCGTCCCGTTCCGCGCGGGCGAATGCCTGGTGCTTGAGGGCGCATGCGAACTGCATGCTGTTGCGGGGAGCGATCTGCTGTTCGCCTATCCGGGCACTCACCGGATCCAGTGA
- a CDS encoding cell wall hydrolase: MSLVGAGFSAKALSPEPLAPVAAPASAGYEADDHFPGAAYYTAVSDEAAQAAGTTGTTALPDLPVPQGGVDGSIQPASPFRLVGTDIDKARAMQCLTTAIYYEAASEPDDGQRAVAQVILNRARHPAFPATVCGVVFQGSERKGCQFSFACDGAMARIPSRTAWARAGRVAAAALAGSVFAPVGMATHYHTYAVTPSWNRSLVMTGVYGAHFFHRWKGGWGTAAAFTQAYRGNEPFPGPHPSALVAAPVAANPLALAVPMPVVPPTPSAAIQPAYAASGTPTTAYAGTATLPDSQILDKWKDSGKPLR, encoded by the coding sequence GTGTCGCTCGTGGGAGCCGGATTCTCGGCCAAGGCGCTGAGCCCCGAGCCGCTCGCGCCCGTCGCTGCGCCTGCCAGCGCGGGCTATGAGGCCGACGATCATTTCCCCGGCGCGGCTTATTATACTGCGGTCTCCGACGAGGCCGCGCAGGCGGCCGGCACCACCGGCACGACCGCGCTTCCCGATCTGCCCGTCCCGCAAGGCGGCGTCGACGGATCGATCCAGCCCGCCAGCCCGTTCCGGCTGGTCGGCACCGATATCGACAAGGCGCGCGCGATGCAGTGCCTGACGACGGCAATCTATTACGAAGCAGCGAGCGAGCCCGACGATGGCCAGCGCGCGGTGGCGCAAGTCATCCTTAATCGCGCCCGGCATCCCGCTTTCCCCGCCACGGTCTGCGGCGTCGTTTTCCAGGGTTCGGAGCGCAAGGGCTGCCAGTTCAGCTTCGCCTGCGACGGCGCCATGGCGCGCATCCCCTCGCGCACCGCCTGGGCCCGCGCCGGACGGGTCGCAGCAGCCGCGCTGGCAGGAAGCGTCTTCGCGCCGGTCGGCATGGCGACGCATTACCACACTTATGCGGTGACCCCGTCGTGGAACCGCAGCCTGGTGATGACCGGCGTCTATGGCGCGCATTTCTTCCATCGCTGGAAGGGCGGCTGGGGCACCGCCGCCGCCTTCACCCAGGCCTATCGCGGCAACGAGCCCTTCCCCGGCCCGCATCCGAGCGCGCTGGTCGCCGCACCGGTCGCCGCCAATCCGCTTGCGCTCGCCGTGCCGATGCCGGTGGTCCCGCCGACCCCCAGCGCGGCTATCCAGCCGGCCTATGCCGCCAGCGGGACGCCGACCACGGCCTATGCCGGCACTGCAACGCTCCCCGACTCGCAGATCCTCGACAAGTGGAAGGACAGCGGCAAGCCGCTGCGCTGA
- a CDS encoding EF-hand domain-containing protein, which yields MRLLVLLAALSATPAVAQQTPPIAPALPGPRAQPMPTVMAEPVAVMIAAFDADGDAQVTRPEFAAGLKRSFDSIDRTGAGSLGYIAFSDWSERWLGDRNTLPSPFETDRNGDNRITYEELAARFDLLFTRFDVDKDGAISRRELLTVRPQMFERGPRREALPEGKPRRRR from the coding sequence ATGCGCCTGCTCGTCCTCCTCGCCGCCCTGAGCGCGACGCCCGCAGTCGCGCAGCAGACGCCGCCGATCGCACCCGCTCTCCCCGGCCCGCGCGCGCAGCCGATGCCGACGGTCATGGCCGAGCCGGTCGCGGTAATGATCGCAGCCTTCGACGCCGACGGCGACGCGCAAGTCACCCGGCCCGAATTCGCTGCCGGGCTGAAGCGCAGTTTCGACAGCATCGACCGCACCGGGGCAGGATCCCTCGGCTATATCGCCTTCTCCGACTGGTCCGAACGCTGGCTAGGCGATCGCAACACGCTGCCCAGTCCGTTCGAGACCGATCGCAACGGCGACAATCGCATCACTTATGAAGAGCTCGCCGCACGTTTCGACCTGCTGTTCACGCGCTTTGACGTGGACAAGGACGGGGCGATCAGCCGTCGCGAATTGTTGACTGTGCGGCCCCAGATGTTCGAACGCGGACCACGGCGCGAGGCCTTGCCCGAAGGAAAGCCTCGGCGCCGGCGTTGA
- the recN gene encoding DNA repair protein RecN, protein MLTALSIRDVVLIEALDLEFGAGLGVLTGETGAGKSILLDALGLALGARGESGLVRQGAAQAVVTASFAMPAPGGAVANLMAQNGLDLEPGEPLLIRRIVKSDGGSRGFVNDQPASAGLLRELAPHLVEIHGQHDDRGLLNPRGHRALLDAFARLETGAVAIAHRAWREAEGALAVARAEQDVAERDREWLEHVVTELRTLAPEEGEEEELAGRRATMQRGEKIAEDLHAVSELLDGSDGGLSQLRQAARILERIADGHAALAEALVAIDRAINEGSAAQDSLALAADALAFDPAALEADEARLFELRGLARKHRIQPDALPAFLAEMEARLERVQGGGAGIARLELAVEESHRAYRDAARKLSEARSIAATRLDLAVMTELKPLKLDAARFQTVVEQLDESLWSPAGMDRVEFEVSTNPGAPFAPLIKIASGGELSRFILAMKVALAEEGGAATLIFDEIDRGVGGAVASAIGDRLARLAGTAQVLVVTHSPQVAARGTRHLLIAKSHDGTVTRTGVTPLDSGERREEIARMLSGAEITDEARAQAERLLEPA, encoded by the coding sequence ATGCTGACGGCGCTTTCCATCCGCGACGTGGTTCTGATCGAGGCGCTCGATCTCGAATTCGGTGCCGGGCTGGGCGTGCTCACCGGCGAAACCGGCGCGGGCAAATCGATTCTGCTGGATGCACTGGGCCTCGCGCTGGGCGCGCGGGGCGAGAGCGGGCTGGTCCGCCAGGGGGCTGCCCAGGCCGTCGTCACCGCCAGCTTCGCGATGCCGGCACCTGGTGGCGCGGTCGCGAACCTGATGGCGCAGAACGGGCTCGATCTCGAACCCGGCGAGCCCTTGCTGATCCGCCGCATCGTCAAGTCGGATGGCGGCAGCCGCGGCTTCGTCAACGATCAGCCTGCCTCCGCCGGGCTGTTGCGCGAACTTGCCCCACATCTCGTCGAGATCCACGGCCAGCATGACGATCGCGGACTGCTCAATCCTCGGGGGCACCGTGCGCTGCTCGATGCCTTTGCCCGGCTTGAGACGGGCGCGGTCGCCATCGCGCACCGGGCGTGGCGCGAGGCCGAGGGCGCGTTGGCGGTCGCCCGCGCCGAGCAGGATGTAGCCGAGCGCGATCGCGAATGGCTCGAACATGTCGTCACCGAATTGCGCACGCTGGCGCCGGAAGAAGGCGAGGAGGAAGAACTCGCCGGCCGCCGTGCGACGATGCAGCGCGGCGAGAAGATCGCCGAGGATCTGCACGCGGTATCCGAACTGCTCGACGGATCGGACGGGGGGCTGAGCCAGTTGCGCCAGGCTGCGCGCATATTGGAGCGGATCGCTGATGGACATGCAGCGCTGGCCGAAGCGCTGGTCGCGATCGATCGCGCGATCAACGAAGGCAGCGCGGCGCAAGACAGTCTGGCGCTGGCCGCCGATGCGCTCGCCTTCGATCCGGCAGCGCTCGAGGCCGACGAGGCGCGGCTGTTCGAATTGCGCGGGCTTGCCCGCAAGCATCGCATACAGCCCGACGCGCTGCCGGCCTTCCTTGCCGAGATGGAAGCGCGGCTCGAGCGGGTGCAGGGTGGCGGCGCAGGGATCGCCCGGCTCGAACTGGCGGTCGAGGAATCGCACCGCGCCTATCGCGACGCGGCGCGCAAACTATCCGAAGCGCGCAGCATCGCCGCGACTCGGCTCGATCTCGCGGTGATGACCGAGCTCAAGCCGCTCAAACTCGATGCCGCCCGTTTCCAAACGGTCGTCGAGCAGCTTGACGAGAGTCTCTGGTCGCCGGCGGGGATGGACCGGGTGGAGTTCGAAGTATCGACCAACCCGGGGGCGCCCTTTGCGCCGCTGATCAAGATTGCGTCGGGAGGCGAATTGTCGCGCTTCATTCTGGCGATGAAGGTAGCCCTGGCCGAGGAAGGCGGGGCGGCGACCTTGATCTTCGACGAGATCGATCGCGGCGTCGGCGGCGCGGTCGCCAGCGCGATCGGCGATCGCCTCGCCCGGCTGGCGGGTACCGCGCAGGTGCTGGTGGTGACGCACAGCCCGCAGGTCGCGGCGCGCGGCACGCGGCATCTGCTCATCGCGAAGAGCCATGACGGCACCGTCACCCGCACCGGCGTGACTCCGCTCGACAGCGGCGAGCGCCGCGAGGAAATCGCGCGCATGCTTTCCGGCGCGGAGATTACCGACGAGGCGCGGGCACAGGCAGAGCGCCTGCTCGAGCCGGCCTGA
- the queA gene encoding tRNA preQ1(34) S-adenosylmethionine ribosyltransferase-isomerase QueA, with amino-acid sequence MDVGLFDFALPPERIALRPAQPRDSARLLLLDGAETRDAGIADLPALLRAGDLLVLNDTRVIPAQLEGTRGDAKIGATLHKREGPRRWRAFIRNARRLGDGDSVDFGNGVTAIVSDRGDDGSFALTFAGDEPVELLLGRAGSMPLPPYIASKRPTDARDADDYQTMFASEPGAVAAPTAALHFTPALMAALDATGIAHATLTLHVGAGTFLPVKAEDTVDHRMHAEWGRIDASTAARLNAVRKAGGRVIAVGTTSLRLIESATGEDGVIRPFEGDTAIFITPGYRFRGIDGLLTNFHLPRSTLFMLVSALMGLERMQAAYAHAIAQGYRFYSYGDASLLLPESDL; translated from the coding sequence GTGGACGTCGGGCTCTTCGATTTCGCCCTACCGCCAGAGCGAATCGCGCTGCGCCCCGCGCAGCCGCGCGATTCCGCACGCCTGCTGCTGCTCGACGGTGCCGAGACTCGCGATGCCGGCATAGCCGACCTGCCGGCCTTGCTGCGCGCGGGCGATCTGCTCGTGTTAAACGACACGCGCGTGATCCCCGCCCAGCTCGAAGGGACTCGCGGCGACGCGAAGATCGGCGCGACGCTGCACAAGCGCGAGGGGCCACGGCGGTGGCGCGCGTTCATCCGCAACGCCCGCCGGCTCGGCGACGGCGACAGCGTCGACTTCGGCAACGGCGTGACCGCGATCGTCTCCGACCGCGGCGACGATGGCAGCTTCGCGCTCACCTTCGCCGGCGACGAGCCGGTGGAGCTGCTGCTGGGCCGCGCCGGGAGCATGCCGCTGCCGCCCTACATCGCCTCGAAACGCCCGACCGACGCGCGCGACGCCGACGACTATCAGACGATGTTCGCCAGCGAACCCGGCGCCGTCGCCGCTCCCACCGCGGCGCTGCACTTCACCCCCGCGCTGATGGCTGCGCTCGACGCCACGGGGATCGCGCATGCCACGCTGACGCTTCACGTCGGCGCCGGCACTTTCCTGCCGGTCAAGGCCGAGGACACCGTCGATCACCGGATGCACGCCGAATGGGGCCGGATCGACGCGTCGACCGCGGCTCGGCTCAACGCGGTCCGCAAGGCCGGCGGCCGCGTGATCGCGGTCGGCACCACCAGCCTGCGCCTGATCGAAAGCGCGACCGGCGAAGACGGCGTCATCCGGCCCTTCGAGGGCGACACCGCGATCTTCATCACCCCCGGCTATCGCTTCCGCGGGATCGACGGGCTGCTGACCAACTTCCATCTGCCGCGCTCGACCCTGTTCATGCTGGTATCGGCGCTGATGGGGCTGGAGCGGATGCAGGCCGCCTATGCGCATGCCATCGCGCAGGGATACCGCTTTTACTCCTATGGCGACGCCAGCCTGCTGCTCCCGGAAAGCGATCTCTGA
- a CDS encoding RluA family pseudouridine synthase gives MNKDVRQFVVAADDDGIRLDRWFKRHLADINFNLVSRWARTGQIRVDGARATPGDRLTVGQTIRVPPDEPVKATVAAKPKSTRPPLSDEQTEYMREMVIHQDAQAIVINKPPGLATQGGTGTMEHVDGMLDALQFECENRPKLVHRLDKDTSGALLLARTSRAAAYFSKHFSGRTAKKVYWALVVGVPEIEDGIIDLPLAKQPGTGGEKMHVDQKEGQAARTRYRVIDHAASRTAWVELQPFTGRTHQLRVHMAAIGHPIVGDGKYGLQEAFLTGGISRKMHLHARRLRIDHPDGGKIDILADLPTHFAESMDTLGFELAEGDRIAMDDGPPPMSREMLKSKARAHAKGVRKERRGERRGRGEAKKK, from the coding sequence ATGAACAAGGACGTCCGCCAGTTCGTGGTCGCCGCCGATGATGACGGCATCCGGCTCGATCGCTGGTTCAAGCGGCATCTTGCCGACATCAACTTCAACCTCGTCTCGCGCTGGGCGCGCACCGGGCAGATCCGCGTCGACGGCGCGCGCGCGACGCCGGGCGACCGGCTGACGGTCGGCCAGACGATCCGCGTGCCACCGGACGAGCCGGTCAAGGCGACGGTCGCGGCCAAGCCCAAATCCACGCGTCCGCCGCTCAGCGACGAGCAGACCGAATATATGCGCGAAATGGTCATCCACCAGGATGCCCAGGCGATCGTGATCAACAAGCCCCCCGGCCTCGCCACGCAGGGCGGCACCGGCACGATGGAGCATGTCGACGGCATGCTCGATGCGCTCCAGTTCGAGTGCGAGAACCGCCCCAAGCTGGTCCACCGCCTCGACAAGGATACCAGCGGCGCGCTGCTGCTGGCACGAACCTCGCGTGCGGCGGCCTATTTCTCGAAGCATTTCTCCGGCCGCACCGCGAAGAAGGTCTATTGGGCACTCGTCGTCGGCGTGCCCGAGATCGAAGACGGCATCATCGACCTGCCGCTCGCCAAGCAGCCCGGCACCGGCGGCGAGAAGATGCATGTCGACCAGAAAGAAGGCCAGGCCGCCCGTACGCGATACCGGGTGATCGATCATGCCGCGAGCCGCACCGCCTGGGTCGAGCTCCAGCCCTTCACCGGCCGAACCCACCAGCTCCGCGTCCATATGGCCGCTATCGGCCACCCGATCGTCGGCGACGGCAAATATGGCTTGCAGGAGGCCTTCCTGACCGGCGGCATCTCGCGAAAGATGCACCTCCACGCGCGCCGGCTGCGGATCGATCATCCCGACGGCGGCAAGATCGACATACTGGCCGATCTGCCGACCCATTTCGCCGAATCGATGGACACGCTCGGCTTCGAGCTGGCCGAGGGCGATCGCATCGCCATGGACGACGGTCCCCCGCCGATGAGCCGCGAAATGCTCAAATCCAAGGCGCGCGCGCACGCCAAGGGCGTCCGGAAAGAACGCCGCGGCGAACGGCGCGGCCGGGGCGAAGCGAAGAAGAAATGA
- a CDS encoding HAD hydrolase-like protein: MSETPDEAVYSGPPIRLVIFDFDGTLSDSGDWFLSVIDQIARRFHFRTVKDGEVEMLRHKSSREVIAFLGIARWKLPLIARHVRGLVGREAHHIALFPGTPGLLDRLSATGVKIALVTSNSEANARNILGPDCAAKIDFYACGASLFGKAPKFRKVLKKMGIPAAQALSIGDETRDVDAAREVGMRAGSVLWGYASEAALAGQAPDTLFRTPEEILAYVAGRRG; the protein is encoded by the coding sequence ATGTCTGAGACACCCGACGAAGCCGTCTACAGCGGCCCTCCGATTCGACTCGTGATCTTCGATTTCGACGGCACGCTTTCGGACAGCGGCGACTGGTTCCTGTCGGTGATCGACCAGATCGCACGCCGCTTCCACTTCCGGACCGTCAAGGATGGCGAGGTCGAGATGCTGCGGCACAAGAGTTCGCGCGAAGTCATCGCCTTCCTGGGTATCGCGCGCTGGAAGCTGCCGTTGATCGCGCGCCACGTGCGCGGGCTGGTCGGCCGCGAGGCGCATCACATCGCCTTGTTTCCCGGGACCCCGGGGCTACTCGATCGGCTCTCTGCTACGGGCGTGAAGATCGCGCTCGTCACGTCCAATTCGGAAGCGAATGCGCGCAATATCCTGGGTCCGGACTGCGCGGCAAAGATCGATTTCTACGCGTGCGGCGCCTCGTTGTTCGGCAAGGCTCCCAAGTTTCGCAAGGTCTTGAAGAAGATGGGTATCCCCGCAGCGCAGGCGCTGTCGATCGGCGACGAGACGCGCGACGTCGACGCCGCGCGCGAAGTGGGGATGCGAGCCGGCTCGGTGCTGTGGGGCTACGCCAGCGAAGCCGCGCTCGCCGGGCAGGCCCCGGACACGCTGTTTCGCACGCCGGAAGAAATCTTGGCTTATGTCGCAGGGCGCCGGGGCTAG
- a CDS encoding cation diffusion facilitator family transporter codes for MAAAHDHNHSHAPASFGRAFAIGTALNIGFVLVEGTAGFLTDSVALLADAGHNLSDVLGLLVAWAAVELGKRPASKRFTYGLRSSSILAALTNSVLLLVAVGAIAWEAIGRFADPPQVHGATVMVVAAIGIVINSATALLFARGRKDDVNIRGAYLHMAADAAVSAGVVIGGALMLLTGAAWIDPAISLLIVAVILWSTWGLARESLTMVLQAVPEGVDAEAVEAALAAVPGVTRVHDLHIWPMSTTETALTARLRMPDGHPGDACLAELQHRLAHDFHIDHMTVQIELGDGAECRMHGRDHGHGHDHV; via the coding sequence ATGGCCGCCGCGCACGACCACAATCACAGCCATGCCCCGGCCAGCTTCGGGCGCGCCTTCGCGATCGGCACCGCGCTCAATATCGGCTTCGTGCTGGTGGAGGGCACTGCCGGCTTCCTCACCGACTCGGTCGCTTTGCTCGCCGATGCCGGGCACAACCTGTCCGACGTGCTGGGGCTGCTCGTCGCCTGGGCCGCGGTGGAGCTGGGCAAGCGCCCTGCCTCGAAGCGCTTTACCTATGGCCTGCGCAGCAGCTCGATCCTCGCGGCGCTCACGAATTCGGTGCTGCTGCTGGTCGCGGTCGGCGCGATCGCCTGGGAAGCCATCGGGCGTTTCGCCGATCCGCCGCAGGTCCACGGTGCGACGGTGATGGTCGTCGCCGCCATCGGCATCGTAATCAACTCGGCCACCGCTTTGCTGTTCGCACGCGGACGCAAGGACGATGTGAATATTCGCGGCGCCTATCTCCACATGGCTGCAGATGCCGCGGTCTCGGCGGGGGTGGTAATCGGCGGCGCGCTCATGCTGCTGACGGGCGCGGCCTGGATCGATCCGGCGATCAGCCTGTTGATCGTCGCGGTGATCCTTTGGAGCACCTGGGGCCTGGCCCGCGAATCGTTGACGATGGTGCTGCAGGCGGTGCCCGAGGGTGTCGATGCGGAGGCGGTTGAGGCTGCCTTGGCCGCCGTGCCGGGCGTGACGCGCGTCCACGATCTCCACATCTGGCCGATGAGCACGACCGAGACCGCGCTCACCGCGCGGCTGCGGATGCCGGACGGGCATCCCGGCGACGCCTGTCTGGCGGAGCTGCAGCATCGGCTGGCGCACGATTTCCACATCGATCACATGACCGTCCAGATCGAACTGGGCGACGGGGCGGAATGCCGGATGCACGGGCGTGACCATGGCCACGGGCATGACCATGTCTGA